DNA sequence from the Coffea eugenioides isolate CCC68of chromosome 9, Ceug_1.0, whole genome shotgun sequence genome:
GACCACAATTTATAAAAGAAACAGCCACAAAACTGCACAGCTTAATCATTACTATATAGTATAAGAGATTAATATTGGCTTGTTTGCATAtatataaaaccctaaaaccACATATGATGAGGCTTGCTTTTCAGTGTCAATTCTACACTTGTTTCCAGTCTTTGCTGACGACAATTTATAGATATCTTCTCTGCAACTTCTAAATTTATGGAAATGCGCgcatagtagtagtagtagtatttcttGGACTTCAATTCGTCGTACCACAAAAAAGGGATCATTAATTTTAGGTAAAAATGGTTGATGCAACAATAATAATGTCTTTTAAAGTATGATGCATTTGTCCTTAGTACTGCAACTCTCCATGTATAAGCACTAACTATTCAGAACTCAGATCAAAATTCAGTTTCTAACCTTCCAAAAGAGAAAGTGCTGTATTgcattttctaggattttttgtagaaaaattactgtagcgatttgatgtatgtgagcagaaaaatgtgatcacggaaaacgacgcaATTTTCCAGTGGAAAATGGCTGTCCAAACAAGGTTACTTTTAGTTTGCATATTAAGCACTCTTGTCTTCAACTTTTGGttaagcagtaaaatatgcttTTTGTCGGTATGAACAAGAAGTATTCTTGATGATAAAACaaaagcagcagcagcagctagTACCATAAGTCCACTCAAATCTTAGCATTAATACTATAAAGCACAAAGCTAAAACTGAGAGAGGGTACAAACTACAAAGATTATAATCTTATACTTTTTGGAGTTTGGACATAAACTGGTCCACCTTTTCGACTGGTCTGTATCTAATTTGCCGCCACTTTGATTCGTTTTTATCCCTCTTTTTAGTCATATTACTATATTTTGATAAATGTTCATACCTTGTTATAATCAAATTCTTGGGATCAGTCAAATGAAAAATACTTAAAACTGAGATGATGAAGTTAattactccctcccttttttttataactgacgtttaagaaatttgctctagtgtacttttatctgtcgttttattatccccatacagtattaattattttttacaattttacccttttatctctctttttcaatatagggttcttaattactactcctagtAATTATTGCTTCTTTCTTTATAACAACCCTAGTaattggacaattaatgagggtacaaaaggaaagtagtgtacagatttaagcaatgaaaaacttttcttaattggtgtgcaaaaccttaaacgtcagttataaaaaaagggagggagtaatAGATAAGCATTTATGGACTTTGGTGTCTCTCATACTTCTtctttaaactaattaaattaaatgggtACGCACAATGAAAAGTTAATTTTTGAACCTTTTAACTGCTAAAGACATCTGAATTGGTTTGCTTTGTGCAAGACAAGAGTCAACAATCAACAAAGTTTTTGTGACTTGAAGAAAGAAATGTAATTCCTGTCTATGTCACATTCTTCACAAACAAATTCATGATGTCATCTACAAGTATTATGACGCATGACGACGTCATAATTTCTTTTTTGTGCCCCCCTTCCCGGGTTTTCCTTGTCTATATATATTCCTGCCCATTGTACCCAAGTAGAACCACCCCACCACAAATCAAACCAGCCCCATCAAAGGGTTTAAAGTAAACAGCTGAAgaccagggaaaaaaaaaaaaacacacacatacacacacacacactagtCCTCCTTTTCTTCACTACAGAAATGGAGTGCAGCAGCACAACCACTACCACTACAACCATGTGTGCCGCGTCTCAGAATCAACCTCTGTCGCCTTCATCATCTCCTTCATTGTCTCCGAGGGCTGGATCTCCCAAAAATGGTCCGCCATCTCCTCCACCAGTCATTCTTAGCCCTTGTGCCGCATGCAAAATCCTCCGCCGCAGATGCGCAGAGAAATGTGTATTGGCTCCATACTTTCCGCCAACTGAGCCCTTAAAGTTCACCATTGCACATAAAGTATTTGGAGCTAGCAACATTATCAAGATGTTGCAGGTAATATATAAGCTTCACAACCCCCCAATCAAATCTTAAATTTGCATTGTTTGCTAGAAATTCATGCAAGTgttttttctgttcttttttcaagaaaaaaaaaaagtagcatTCATGGTTTTAATCATAGGTAAAGTTTTCTAGCAACAAGTACGTTGTTTGACTTCAAAGACGTAGGTTGCCAGGGGGACCGGGTGAAAGGGGAGGGAGAAGGAAAAGCAGAGGGGAGATGTGAAATGTCTTTTACTCGAGTGGAATCTCTTTCACATTCTACAAAGGAGGGGTCTTTAACCACCTCCAATAAAGGAGGTTTTGCTTTAATTAATTTGTACTAGTAGCAAGGTCGCTTTATGCCAAAAAATTCTACAattcttgacaaattttctAACTACTTCGGACATAAATTCCAACCTCAAATTGGATAAGATTGTATTTCAAATTGAATAATTATAGGCGTCGTTACTGAGTAATTACTTGAAAACGATCTTACTCGACAGTTTGTATAGATTTTTTACCTATGCTTgccggaaaagaaaagaaaattatcaATTGAACAAGTTTGAATGAGAAGTTTCAAAGCACGCGTAAGTGATACTTCTACATTTAGAGTCTAGTATCTAGAACATGTTATTTTCTCCAAGTGGAACAAGTCATCTTGCAATTCCATGCTTCAGGTCTTGATCTACATCTCATACGCTGCAATAATTCAATATGGAGGTCAACGACAGGATTAACAGTTTTTTATGTGTTGTATACTTTCAGGAACTCCCAGAGGACCAAAGAGCAGATGCTGTGAACAGCATGGTTTACGAAGCGAATTCGAGGATTAGAGATCCAGTTTATGGCTGTGCAGGGGCAATTTGTCAGCTGCAGAAGCAAATTAGTGAGCTCCAAGCAGAACTTGCCAAGGCACAGGCTGAGATGTTGAACTTTCAATGCCAAAATGACAATCTCAAGTCCTTAATCTGCATGGGAATGGCAGCACAAGATGATCAAGAAATCAAGTCCGAACAGCATCTAAGCTGTGATAATACAAGCTTATTTCTTGATGATGCAAATATATATGCTGCTTGGGAACCACTCTGGACATAAGCAAGCCGATCCAGGGCAAGGATATTTAACTAGTTTGGAGAAGTCGAGTAAACAAGGATCTGCAAGTGTGGACACAAAAGCGACTGCATGCAGTGACCTAtactaataaaaatttaaacaaTTTCAAATTGGATTAATGTATTTTTCGAGTTATTATATGAAGAGTAGATCTTTTAACAATACAGACGTatttttatgatattttatGTCCAACTTGTCCCAAGAGGAAGAAGGAGTAGCGAGAAGAATAAATGTTTAAAGaagaaaattattattattgtttttttgtcagcaacgatacatttgtataatCTACTTTATTCTAATCTAGGGGGAGGGGAAGACTAAGGAAGCTGTGGTAAGAGGCTAGTGGGAATACAGATCCAACTAGACCAAGAGAGTGTTATGGCACAacccttagatttttttcgTTGCCTCGCCTATAGGCCAAGGAGGGATTTAAGCCCCTCTCTGGTAGTCACTGAGTCATTATTGGCCCAGTGGTTTTAAAGAAGAAAATTATCAGCACCATAGGAATTTGTACCGATTCTTAATTGACAAGACGCCAAATGTTACACCTTCCATACCACTTTTTGTGGtctttatttctattttttttctctctctctctctctttttgggCAAATTAATGTTATGGAATGCcctatcttttttttattttttctattttgagACAACGACTTTTCTTTCTCATAATTAGATTTATTGAGGAAAAATTAGCATTAACCAAAAAACATTGggaatatatttaaaaatttggggAACTACCTAGATTATTATGATTTTCTAGTCCAAAAATATCGGAAATTGGAAGCGAAAAGTTCTAATCAATAATATCTTCTCTGCAATTGATTTATCTGGTTCGGTTGTCAAACTTCGACAAGGACCAAGAGATAGATGCCGGGTACGCCATGTCACGCACCATTAGTCTCTATTGACCGCTTATGAGCTTAATCCCAAAGGAGTTTTGACAGGTAATTATCCCAATAATATATTTCGCTTCTGTATTCATAAACAtaacccaattcattttttactTATTTCCTTAACCACTTTTATTTCCACATTCACATCACATCATCTAAAAAATGCTGATaccagtaattattccaaataataaaaaaaaaaaaaaaaaaaaaaaaataggacaGACAGCAccaaaaaaacacaaaaaaaaaattatctcaaataatactctatccaaaaattatttttacaaaaaaattaacACCTGAATTCTGCCTTAACATCATTTTAAGCAATCCAATAAGCCATTAGACCTGTATTGTGTAATAATCGTGATATTCGGGCATGGATTTTTCTGATCTAATATTTGAGTTAATCCAAATGAGCTTACTCAAAATGTTGGGATGTAGAAAGCACTTGGATGACAAAAATAGCAGTTTTGCCCTTGGAAGAAATAATCCATTTTTGGGAAAGATTTGAGGTCACTCCTCACAAAATTCAAATTAACTACTATTTTCTTGGTGGTTTATTTTGGTGCAAGTCCAAGTTGAATGACTTTTGGATCTTCATTATTTCATGAAAAGTGATGCGAAGCTGACTGAATTTTCCGACAGTTAGGATATACTACTAGTTTCCGATAACCAAAAAACCAGACAAAAGTTATTCCTTTTATAGACAATTTTATGAtctacataaaaaaaaatgccaaaagattatATGTAAAACTATGAAAAGAAATATCATTTTATATGTAAAAATGATGAGTCAACTCGTTGTAACTTGCAACTTGCAAAAAAGTGTTATAGATGCATGGCCCCCATATATcaaattaatcttttttttttatcatcgTCACTTTATTTATATtctactctatcctaatctatCTAGGAAAGATCCAACTGAGCCTACGGAGAGCCGGTAGGGGATTGAACCACCACCGGAATTTGCCCCAAGGCTGGTGGTTGGAAATGAAATTAATCATTTgtttgaaaattggaatttggaTCAGTTATTCTACAATTCGGGAATAGTACAATCAGCTTGTCATAGAGTTTACATTTTCCTACGATGGATGGACTCCACAAAAATTCCTTACATCTTTCTAAAATGTTGATTAGATTTTCCACAcacaagaagaaaattttaaaaatttttacttGGTGAATTATGAGATGGGCACATTGTCAAATTTATTGCATGTGGTTATAAACCATCATTTTCcacaaacaaaaaattgaaagtTTTAGTTGGTCCACATTACTTTAGAGACTTTGTGGTAGAAAAATTTTGCTTGATTTGTTTTTTCTAGTTTGCAAATTGTCCGTCAAATgaaagatatatatatctttggACTCTTTTCTCGTATTCACAACCATAATATAGCGACCTTTTGCTAATGTCAAGGTCTTGTTTTAGCTACTTGTATTCTAGTCATAAATCACCCAATGGATGATTTGCCACCAGAGAAGGTTCTGTTGAAAGTTGGAAATTCGTTACTTCTGATGTTTTTGTCAAGACAAAAAGTTGAGGCTTGTCTAGCACGTGCCGAGTAACTATTAGGCACCCGTTAAAATATGTTTCGGGTCgtgttaaaatttcaaaaagaaaagactaattagagaaaatatataaatataagatatgataataattattagtatgtgtaacacacacacatacatgaCAGGTCCGAAGGAATTTTGATGTATTAACAAGTGCCCGTTGGATACTCATTAAAAGATttaaaaattaatgaatatgATTATGCATGATTGATCACATAATGATCCACGACTGATATTGCATGTTTATAAAATTTTGCCACTGCTTTGGCATGCAATCACAGTCTTTACGATTAAGATTTTGAAAACAGATTACATTCCTAGCCGCGTTTGATCAATGATTGTTGTAACCAAAACTTGAgaattaaaaaagaa
Encoded proteins:
- the LOC113783606 gene encoding LOB domain-containing protein 1-like, with translation MECSSTTTTTTTMCAASQNQPLSPSSSPSLSPRAGSPKNGPPSPPPVILSPCAACKILRRRCAEKCVLAPYFPPTEPLKFTIAHKVFGASNIIKMLQELPEDQRADAVNSMVYEANSRIRDPVYGCAGAICQLQKQISELQAELAKAQAEMLNFQCQNDNLKSLICMGMAAQDDQEIKSEQHLSCDNTSLFLDDANIYAAWEPLWT